A window of Cyanobacteriota bacterium genomic DNA:
CTCTCATATGGGCTTTATTTTATTAGGACTTGCAAGTCTTAATACGGCAGGTTACAGCGGTGCAGTTTTCCAGATGTTTTCTCATGGTTTAATTTCAGCAGCACTCTTCATGATTGTCGGAATGCTTTATGAAAGAACTCACACACGTGAAATTGAAGAACTTGGTGGACTTGCTAAAGTCATGCCAACAACATTTTATTTATTTGTGCTAGCGGCAATGGCCAACCTTGCATTGCCAGGACTTTCTGGCTTTGTTGGTGAGTCATTAATTTTCTATGGTGTCTTCAGTGCTGATAGCCCCGCAAGTGGTTTTGATCCAGTGAAGATCTCAGCGGCAGTTTCTGCACTTGGCGTGATTCTTACAGCAGCTTATATGCTTTGGGTAAACCAGAGAGTATTTTACGGTGAGATCAAAGACAAATGGCTTAAACTAACTGACGCAAGAGGCTCAGAACTGACGGTACTTGGAGTATTGCTTGGTCTTTCAATTGTCTATGGCTTATATCCAAGTTTTATAAACAATATTTATGAGGCACAACTAGATACCTTGGCTTACATTAATACCAAGTTTATAATTTCATGATCTATGTTTGGACACTTGTAATAATTCTTTCTACCAGCTTTCTTGGGGCTGAGGCTTTTTACAAAAGAGTTTCAGGGCAAGACCTTAACCGTAGTTATAGCTACGAGCAAGAAAGTGAGAACCGGGCATATATTGATAGAATCAGACCAAAAATAAGTGACAAATGGGATCCTCTTAAATCAGTAAGACCGCTCAAGACGGTTTACTATGTAACAGTGCAACCAAGTGGCCACATTACTGATATTGAACGAAAATATTCTAGTGGTGACAAATTTTATGACAAAAGTTGTAAACAAGCTTTGATGTCAGCATCACCATTCAAAAAACCAGATCATACCAGAAGAGTTGCTATCATGTTCGAGTCTCACAAAACCAAAGACATCAATCCTGTAAGCAGCGCAACTAGTGCAATGGCTAAGCCGTTCAAGATGCTATT
This region includes:
- a CDS encoding TonB C-terminal domain-containing protein — its product is MIYVWTLVIILSTSFLGAEAFYKRVSGQDLNRSYSYEQESENRAYIDRIRPKISDKWDPLKSVRPLKTVYYVTVQPSGHITDIERKYSSGDKFYDKSCKQALMSASPFKKPDHTRRVAIMFESHKTKDINPVSSATSAMAKPFKMLF